The following are from one region of the Streptomyces fradiae genome:
- the pgi gene encoding glucose-6-phosphate isomerase yields the protein MNNAGRNRLNQLPEWAALGKHREQLGEPRLRELFAADPERGSAYTLRVGDLYLDYSKHLVTDETLSLLRELAAATGVAELRDAMFRGEKINNTEDRAVLHTALRAPRGAVVEVDGENVVPEVHAVLDKMAAFADKVRAGEWTGHTGKPIKNIVNIGIGGSDLGPAMAYEVLRAYTRRDLTFRFVSNVDGADLHEAVRDLDAAETLFIVASKTFTTIETITNATSARDWLLTELRAGQEAVAKHFVALSTNAEKVEDFGIDTANMFEFWDWVGGRYSYDSAIGLSLMIAIGPEAFREMLDGFHLVDEHFRTAPPEENAPLLLGLLGIWYGGFFDAQSHAVLPYSHYLSKFTAYLQQLDMESNGKSVTRDGQPVDWQTGPVVWGTPGTNGQHAYYQLIHQGTKVIPADFIGFAKPVADLLPGLVAQHDLLMANFFAQTQALAFGKTPEEVRAEGVPEELVPHKTFKGDHPTTTILADALTPSVLGQLVALYEHKVFVQGAVWNIDSFDQWGVELGKVLAKKIEPVLTQGTGGEGLDSSTAGLVAAYRALRDRG from the coding sequence ATGAACAACGCAGGCCGTAACAGGCTCAACCAGCTGCCCGAGTGGGCGGCCCTCGGAAAGCACCGTGAGCAGCTGGGCGAACCCCGGCTGCGTGAGCTGTTCGCCGCCGACCCCGAGCGCGGCAGCGCGTACACGCTGCGGGTCGGCGACCTCTATCTGGACTACTCCAAGCACCTGGTCACCGACGAGACCCTGAGCCTCCTGCGCGAACTGGCCGCCGCCACCGGCGTGGCCGAGCTGCGCGACGCCATGTTCCGCGGCGAGAAGATCAACAACACCGAGGACCGTGCCGTCCTGCACACCGCGCTGCGCGCCCCGCGCGGCGCGGTCGTCGAGGTCGACGGCGAGAACGTGGTGCCCGAGGTGCACGCCGTCCTCGACAAGATGGCCGCCTTCGCGGACAAGGTGCGCGCCGGGGAGTGGACCGGCCACACCGGCAAGCCGATCAAGAACATCGTCAACATCGGCATCGGCGGCTCCGACCTCGGCCCCGCCATGGCCTACGAGGTGCTGCGCGCCTACACGCGGCGCGATCTGACGTTCCGTTTCGTCTCCAACGTCGACGGCGCCGACCTCCACGAGGCGGTCCGCGACCTCGACGCCGCCGAGACCCTGTTCATCGTCGCCTCGAAGACCTTCACCACCATCGAGACGATCACCAACGCCACCTCCGCCCGCGACTGGCTGCTCACCGAGCTGCGGGCCGGTCAGGAGGCCGTCGCCAAGCACTTCGTGGCCCTGTCGACCAATGCCGAGAAGGTCGAGGACTTTGGCATCGACACGGCCAACATGTTCGAGTTCTGGGACTGGGTCGGCGGCCGCTACTCCTACGACTCCGCCATCGGCCTCTCCCTGATGATCGCCATCGGCCCGGAGGCCTTCCGCGAGATGCTCGACGGCTTCCACCTCGTCGACGAGCACTTCCGCACCGCCCCGCCGGAGGAGAACGCGCCGCTGCTGCTCGGCCTCCTCGGCATCTGGTACGGCGGCTTCTTCGACGCCCAGTCGCACGCCGTCCTGCCGTACTCGCACTACCTGTCGAAGTTCACCGCGTACCTGCAGCAGCTCGACATGGAGTCCAACGGCAAGTCCGTCACCCGCGACGGACAGCCGGTCGACTGGCAGACCGGCCCGGTCGTCTGGGGCACCCCCGGCACCAACGGCCAGCACGCCTACTACCAGCTGATCCACCAGGGCACCAAGGTCATCCCGGCCGACTTCATCGGCTTCGCCAAGCCGGTCGCCGACCTGCTGCCCGGCCTGGTCGCCCAGCACGACCTGCTGATGGCGAACTTCTTCGCCCAGACCCAGGCCCTCGCCTTCGGCAAGACGCCCGAGGAGGTGCGCGCCGAGGGCGTGCCCGAGGAGCTCGTCCCGCACAAGACCTTCAAGGGCGACCACCCCACGACCACCATCCTGGCCGACGCCCTCACCCCGTCCGTGCTCGGCCAGCTCGTCGCCCTGTACGAGCACAAGGTCTTCGTCCAGGGCGCCGTCTGGAACATCGACTCCTTCGACCAGTGGGGCGTCGAACTCGGCAAGGTCCTCGCCAAGAAGATCGAGCCGGTGCTGACGCAGGGGACGGGCGGAGAGGGGCTCGACTCGTCCACCGCCGGACTCGTCGCCGCCTACCGCGCGCTGCGCGACCGAGGCTGA
- a CDS encoding RNA polymerase-binding protein RbpA, protein MASGNAIRGSRVGAGPMGEAERGESAPRLRISFWCSNGHETQPSFASDAQVPDTWDCPRCGFPAGQDRDNPPDPPRTEPYKTHLAYVRERRSDADGEAILAEALAKLRGEI, encoded by the coding sequence GTGGCAAGTGGCAACGCGATCCGGGGAAGCCGGGTCGGCGCGGGGCCGATGGGCGAGGCCGAGCGGGGCGAGTCGGCACCGCGTCTCCGGATCTCCTTCTGGTGCTCGAACGGGCACGAGACCCAGCCGAGCTTCGCCAGCGACGCACAGGTCCCGGACACCTGGGACTGCCCCCGCTGTGGCTTCCCGGCCGGCCAGGACCGGGACAACCCGCCGGACCCGCCGCGCACCGAGCCGTACAAGACGCACCTCGCGTACGTACGGGAGCGGCGCAGCGACGCGGACGGCGAGGCGATCCTCGCGGAGGCGCTCGCCAAGCTCCGGGGCGAGATCTGA
- a CDS encoding sugar isomerase domain-containing protein — MDQPALGAAQFADIARTAVDRVAAANKESVAAAARLFADCVAADGVIHAFGTGHSQAAALEVAGRAGGLVPTSRIALADLVLRGGEDPAILKDPLLERSPGLADRLYALATPRPQDLFVIISNSGVNNSIVDLALKVTGAGHPLVALTSLEHTRAVPALHASGKRLADLADAVLDNGAPAGDAVLPLPGSDAGGLCGISTLTSSLLVQMTVAEAVALLLAEGVEPPLYVSANLPGGHERNAVLEARYTGRLHRGGH; from the coding sequence ATGGACCAACCCGCCCTCGGTGCCGCGCAGTTCGCCGACATCGCCCGCACCGCCGTCGACCGGGTCGCCGCCGCCAACAAGGAGTCCGTGGCCGCCGCCGCCCGGCTCTTCGCGGACTGCGTGGCCGCCGACGGGGTGATCCACGCCTTCGGCACCGGACACTCCCAGGCCGCCGCCCTCGAAGTCGCCGGACGGGCCGGCGGACTCGTGCCCACCAGCCGGATCGCCCTCGCCGACCTCGTCCTGCGCGGCGGCGAGGACCCGGCGATCCTCAAGGACCCGCTGCTCGAACGCTCCCCGGGCCTCGCCGACCGGCTCTACGCCCTGGCCACGCCCCGCCCCCAGGACCTCTTCGTGATCATCTCCAACTCGGGGGTGAACAACTCGATCGTCGACCTCGCGCTCAAGGTCACCGGCGCCGGCCACCCGCTGGTCGCCCTCACCTCCCTGGAACACACCCGTGCCGTCCCCGCCCTGCACGCGAGCGGCAAGCGGCTCGCCGACCTCGCCGACGCCGTCCTCGACAACGGCGCCCCGGCGGGCGACGCCGTCCTTCCGCTGCCCGGCTCGGACGCGGGCGGACTGTGCGGGATCTCCACCCTCACCTCCTCGCTGCTCGTCCAGATGACCGTCGCCGAGGCCGTCGCCCTGCTGCTCGCCGAGGGCGTCGAACCGCCCCTCTACGTCTCCGCCAACCTCCCCGGCGGGCACGAGCGCAACGCCGTCCTGGAGGCGCGGTACACGGGGCGCCTCCACCGCGGCGGTCACTGA
- a CDS encoding N-acetylglucosamine kinase, which translates to MNGSSIQRVVVGIDAGGTRTRARCADAATGTALGEGTGGPGNALSVPAEELVRHLAEALRGALPPGAGGAVGAVVAGFAGGGPGGGAERAGAALRAALAEVGAAPARIVVHGDAEVAFAAGPGTPADGLVLIAGTGAAGARVVGRRLASAVDGDGWLLGDAGSGFWLGREALRAVLRALDGRGPATALSGPVAALCGGLAKERLVGWAYAAHPVRLAGLSPLVVDAAAAGDPVATGLLDRAADELTVTVRALLPRPGEPLVVTGGLLGPGGPLLDRLSVRVAALGLVPSPVPDGLAGAVALARRGVRRRPLDGPSGSLVD; encoded by the coding sequence ATGAACGGATCCAGCATTCAGCGGGTGGTCGTAGGCATCGACGCCGGCGGTACGCGGACCAGGGCGCGGTGCGCCGACGCGGCGACCGGCACGGCACTGGGCGAGGGCACGGGCGGTCCGGGCAACGCGCTGAGCGTGCCCGCGGAGGAGCTCGTACGGCATCTGGCCGAGGCCCTGCGCGGGGCCCTGCCGCCGGGCGCCGGAGGAGCGGTCGGCGCCGTGGTGGCGGGCTTCGCCGGCGGCGGTCCCGGCGGCGGCGCGGAGCGGGCCGGGGCGGCGCTGCGGGCGGCCCTCGCCGAGGTGGGCGCGGCCCCGGCGCGGATCGTGGTGCACGGCGATGCGGAGGTGGCCTTCGCGGCCGGTCCCGGCACTCCGGCCGACGGCCTCGTCCTGATCGCCGGCACCGGCGCCGCCGGCGCCCGGGTGGTGGGGCGCCGTCTGGCGAGCGCGGTGGACGGCGACGGCTGGCTGCTCGGGGACGCGGGCAGCGGCTTCTGGCTCGGCCGGGAGGCACTGCGCGCGGTGCTGCGGGCCCTGGACGGCCGCGGCCCGGCGACCGCGCTCTCCGGCCCGGTCGCGGCGCTGTGCGGTGGCCTGGCCAAGGAGCGGCTGGTCGGCTGGGCCTACGCGGCGCACCCGGTGCGGCTCGCCGGGCTCAGCCCGCTGGTGGTCGACGCGGCGGCGGCCGGGGACCCGGTGGCGACCGGACTGCTCGACCGCGCGGCGGACGAACTGACCGTGACCGTACGGGCGTTGCTGCCCCGGCCCGGTGAACCCCTGGTGGTGACGGGCGGCCTCCTCGGTCCGGGCGGCCCGCTGCTCGACCGGCTGTCCGTACGGGTGGCCGCGCTCGGCCTCGTACCGTCGCCGGTTCCGGACGGTCTGGCGGGCGCGGTGGCGCTCGCCCGGCGGGGCGTGCGGCGCCGCCCTCTTGACGGGCCATCGGGCTCGCTGGTTGATTGA
- the pgk gene encoding phosphoglycerate kinase, producing the protein MKTIDELLAEGVTGKRVFVRADLNVPLDGTTITDDGRIRAVVPTVKALAEAGARVVVASHLGRPKGAPDPAFSLAPAAARLGELLGAEVAFATDTVGESAKATVAGLTDGRVAVIENLRFNAGETSKDDAERAAFAAQLAELADLYVGDGFGAVHRKHASVFDLPGKLPHAAGYLIATEVGVLKKLTEDVRRPYVVALGGAKVSDKLGVIDNLLQKADRILIGGGMAYTFLKAKGHEVGISLLQEDQIDTCLGYLAEAEKRGVEFVLPIDVLVSADFPDLKTKAPANPELVSADAIPADKEGLDIGPKTRELYAAKLADAGTVFWNGPMGVFEHPDYANGTKAVAQALLDSDGFTVVGGGDSAAAVRTLGFDENAFGHISTGGGASLEYLEGKKLPGLVALED; encoded by the coding sequence ATGAAGACGATCGACGAGCTGCTCGCCGAGGGCGTCACCGGCAAGCGGGTGTTCGTCCGCGCCGACCTCAACGTGCCCCTCGACGGCACCACCATCACCGATGACGGGCGCATCCGCGCCGTCGTCCCGACCGTCAAGGCGCTCGCCGAGGCCGGCGCCCGGGTCGTGGTCGCCTCCCACCTCGGCCGCCCCAAGGGCGCGCCGGACCCGGCCTTCTCCCTCGCCCCGGCCGCCGCGCGGCTCGGCGAACTGCTCGGCGCCGAGGTCGCCTTCGCGACCGACACGGTCGGCGAGTCCGCCAAGGCGACCGTCGCCGGCCTGACCGACGGCCGGGTGGCCGTCATCGAGAACCTGCGCTTCAACGCCGGCGAGACGTCCAAGGACGACGCCGAGCGCGCGGCCTTCGCCGCGCAGCTGGCCGAGCTCGCCGACCTGTACGTCGGCGACGGCTTCGGCGCCGTGCACCGCAAGCACGCCTCGGTCTTCGACCTCCCCGGCAAGCTGCCGCACGCGGCCGGCTACCTCATCGCCACCGAGGTCGGCGTCCTGAAGAAGCTCACCGAGGACGTCCGGCGGCCCTACGTCGTCGCCCTCGGCGGCGCCAAGGTCTCCGACAAGCTCGGGGTCATCGACAACCTCCTGCAGAAGGCCGACCGCATCCTCATCGGCGGCGGCATGGCGTACACCTTCCTCAAGGCCAAGGGCCACGAGGTCGGCATCTCGCTGCTCCAGGAGGACCAGATCGACACGTGCCTCGGCTACCTGGCTGAGGCGGAGAAGCGCGGCGTCGAGTTCGTGCTGCCGATCGACGTGCTGGTCTCCGCCGACTTCCCGGACCTGAAGACCAAGGCCCCGGCCAACCCCGAGCTCGTCTCCGCGGACGCCATCCCGGCGGACAAGGAGGGCCTGGACATCGGCCCGAAGACCCGCGAGCTCTACGCGGCGAAGCTCGCCGACGCCGGCACCGTCTTCTGGAACGGCCCGATGGGCGTCTTCGAGCACCCCGACTACGCGAACGGCACCAAGGCCGTCGCGCAGGCCCTGCTCGACTCCGACGGCTTCACCGTCGTCGGCGGCGGCGACTCGGCCGCCGCCGTCCGCACGCTCGGCTTCGACGAGAATGCTTTCGGCCACATCTCGACCGGCGGCGGCGCCTCCCTCGAATACCTCGAGGGCAAGAAGCTCCCCGGCCTCGTCGCACTGGAGGACTGA
- the secG gene encoding preprotein translocase subunit SecG codes for MGFSIALIVFSALLMLLVLMHKGKGGGLSDMFGGGMQSSVGGSSVAERNLDRITVVVGLLWFACIVVLGLLMKMDG; via the coding sequence ATGGGGTTCTCGATCGCCCTGATCGTCTTCAGTGCGCTGCTGATGCTGCTCGTGCTGATGCACAAGGGGAAGGGCGGCGGCCTCTCCGACATGTTCGGTGGCGGCATGCAGTCGTCCGTCGGTGGCTCCTCGGTCGCCGAGCGCAACCTGGACCGGATCACCGTCGTGGTCGGTCTGCTGTGGTTCGCGTGCATTGTCGTACTTGGTCTGCTGATGAAGATGGACGGGTAA
- a CDS encoding PH domain-containing protein, with protein sequence MTGGRNAENEVRLRPPRNTLDGRAVGWWRTRLLLTTAAPAGVLAVLGALIGPASSWLFAAAGAVALLGLGCTAFLPAWWYRVHRWEVTEDAVYVRTGALWQEWRIAPMSRIQTVDTVRGPLEQAFRLATVTVTTASSKGALRIEGLDHELAAELAERLTAITRATPGDAT encoded by the coding sequence GTGACCGGGGGGAGGAACGCGGAGAACGAGGTACGGCTGCGCCCGCCGAGGAACACCCTCGACGGGCGGGCCGTCGGCTGGTGGCGCACCCGACTGCTGCTCACCACCGCCGCACCGGCCGGCGTCCTGGCCGTGCTCGGCGCCCTCATCGGACCGGCGAGCAGCTGGCTGTTCGCCGCGGCCGGCGCCGTGGCGCTGCTCGGCCTCGGCTGCACCGCGTTCCTCCCCGCCTGGTGGTACCGGGTGCACCGCTGGGAGGTCACCGAGGACGCCGTGTACGTGCGCACCGGCGCCCTCTGGCAGGAGTGGCGGATCGCGCCCATGTCCCGGATCCAGACCGTCGACACCGTGCGCGGCCCGCTCGAACAGGCCTTCCGGCTCGCCACCGTCACCGTCACCACCGCCTCCTCCAAGGGCGCCCTCCGGATCGAGGGCCTGGACCACGAGCTCGCCGCCGAGCTCGCCGAACGGCTCACCGCGATCACCCGGGCCACCCCCGGGGACGCCACATGA
- the gap gene encoding type I glyceraldehyde-3-phosphate dehydrogenase has product MTIRVGINGFGRIGRNYFRALLEQGADIEVVAVNDLGDTATTAHLLKYDTILGRLKAEVTHTADTITVDGHTIKVLSERNPADIPWGELGVDIVIESTGIFTKRDDAAKHLAGGAKKVLISAPAKDEDITIVMGVNQDKYDPASHDVISNASCTTNCVAPMAKVLDENFGIVRGLMTTVHAYTNDQRILDFPHKDLRRARAAAENIIPTTTGAAKATALVLPQLKGKLDGMAMRVPVPTGSVTDLVVELSREVTKDEVNAAFKKAADGELKGILFYTEDEIVSSDIVSDPASCTFDSSLTMVQEGNSVKVLGWYDNEWGYSNRLVDLTVFVGGQL; this is encoded by the coding sequence GTGACGATCCGCGTAGGCATCAACGGCTTTGGCCGTATCGGTCGCAACTACTTCCGCGCGCTCCTTGAGCAGGGTGCCGACATCGAGGTCGTGGCCGTCAACGATCTGGGCGACACCGCGACCACGGCTCACCTGCTGAAGTACGACACCATTCTGGGCCGCCTCAAGGCCGAGGTGACCCACACCGCCGACACCATCACCGTCGACGGCCACACCATCAAGGTGCTGTCCGAGCGCAATCCGGCCGACATCCCGTGGGGTGAGCTGGGCGTCGACATCGTCATCGAGTCCACCGGCATCTTCACCAAGCGGGACGACGCCGCCAAGCACCTCGCGGGCGGCGCGAAGAAGGTCCTCATCTCGGCTCCGGCCAAGGACGAGGACATCACCATCGTCATGGGCGTCAACCAGGACAAGTACGACCCGGCGAGCCACGACGTCATCTCCAACGCCTCCTGCACGACCAACTGTGTCGCGCCGATGGCCAAGGTCCTCGACGAGAACTTCGGCATCGTCCGCGGTCTGATGACCACGGTCCACGCGTACACCAACGACCAGCGCATCCTGGACTTCCCGCACAAGGACCTGCGCCGCGCCCGCGCCGCCGCGGAGAACATCATCCCGACCACGACGGGTGCCGCCAAGGCCACCGCCCTGGTCCTCCCGCAGCTCAAGGGCAAGCTCGACGGCATGGCCATGCGCGTGCCGGTCCCGACCGGTTCGGTCACCGACCTGGTCGTCGAGCTCTCCCGCGAGGTCACCAAGGACGAGGTCAACGCCGCGTTCAAGAAGGCCGCGGACGGCGAGCTCAAGGGCATCCTGTTCTACACCGAGGACGAGATCGTCTCCTCGGACATCGTGAGCGACCCGGCCTCCTGCACCTTCGACTCGTCGCTGACGATGGTCCAGGAGGGCAACTCGGTCAAGGTTCTCGGCTGGTACGACAACGAGTGGGGCTACTCCAACCGTCTCGTCGACCTCACCGTCTTCGTCGGCGGTCAGCTCTAA
- the tpiA gene encoding triose-phosphate isomerase, which produces MSTRTPLMAGNWKMNLNHLEAIAHVQKLAFALTDKDYDAVEVAVLVPFTDLRSVQTLVDGDKLKIKYGAQDLSAHESGAYTGEISGAMLSKLKCAFVAVGHSERRQYHAESDELCNAKVKAAYQHGLTPILCVGEELDVREAGNAVAHTLAQVEGGLKDIPAEQAETIVIAYEPVWAIGTGKVCGADDAQEVCGAIRGKLAELYSQELADKVRIQYGGSVKSGNVAEIMAQADIDGALVGGASLDADEFVKIVRFRDQ; this is translated from the coding sequence ATGAGCACCCGTACCCCGCTGATGGCGGGCAACTGGAAGATGAACCTCAACCACCTCGAGGCCATCGCCCACGTCCAGAAGCTCGCCTTCGCCCTCACCGACAAGGACTACGACGCCGTCGAGGTCGCCGTCCTGGTCCCCTTCACCGACCTGCGCTCCGTGCAGACCCTGGTCGACGGCGACAAGCTGAAGATCAAGTACGGCGCCCAGGACCTCTCGGCGCACGAGTCCGGCGCGTACACCGGTGAGATCTCCGGCGCGATGCTGTCCAAGCTGAAGTGCGCCTTCGTGGCCGTCGGCCACTCCGAGCGCCGCCAGTACCACGCCGAGAGCGACGAGCTCTGCAACGCCAAGGTGAAGGCCGCCTACCAGCACGGCCTGACCCCGATCCTGTGCGTCGGCGAGGAGCTGGACGTCCGCGAGGCCGGCAACGCCGTCGCGCACACCCTGGCCCAGGTCGAGGGCGGCCTGAAGGACATCCCGGCCGAGCAGGCCGAGACGATCGTGATCGCCTACGAGCCCGTGTGGGCCATCGGCACCGGCAAGGTCTGCGGCGCCGACGACGCCCAGGAGGTCTGCGGGGCGATCCGCGGCAAGCTCGCCGAGCTGTACTCGCAGGAGCTGGCCGACAAGGTCCGCATCCAGTACGGCGGCTCCGTCAAGAGCGGCAACGTGGCCGAGATCATGGCCCAGGCCGACATCGACGGCGCCCTGGTCGGCGGTGCCTCGCTCGACGCCGACGAGTTCGTCAAGATCGTGCGGTTCCGCGACCAGTGA
- a CDS encoding MurR/RpiR family transcriptional regulator: protein MITALIRSELPRMSGSLRKVGDWVLADPTRVAGVSAAELGRSTGTSQATVTRFCRALGLDSYQRLLLELAREQGQEAGPLGPDIGPDDPLDRVVAAVAQADLAALRATAERLDPDALERAARALAQARRIDVYGVGASGFLAVELRARLFGIGCEARAWTEVHAAKTSAALLTPADTVVALSHSGATREVLAPLELAAERGAATVAVTGDPRSPVARAAGTHLTSTSAETGFRHGGFGARHSVLLILDCLYARVTQLTYSRAAAALALTAHIAGDHRR, encoded by the coding sequence ATGATCACCGCGCTGATCCGCTCCGAACTCCCCCGGATGTCCGGCTCCTTGCGCAAGGTCGGCGACTGGGTGCTCGCCGATCCGACCCGGGTCGCCGGGGTGTCCGCGGCCGAACTCGGCCGCAGCACCGGCACCTCGCAGGCCACCGTGACCCGCTTCTGCCGGGCCCTCGGCCTCGACTCGTACCAGCGGCTGCTGCTCGAACTGGCCCGGGAGCAGGGCCAGGAGGCCGGGCCGCTGGGCCCCGACATCGGCCCCGACGACCCGCTCGACCGGGTCGTGGCCGCCGTCGCCCAGGCCGATCTGGCCGCCCTGCGCGCCACCGCCGAGCGGCTCGACCCGGACGCCCTGGAGCGGGCGGCCCGGGCCCTGGCGCAGGCCCGCCGGATCGACGTGTACGGGGTGGGGGCCTCCGGGTTCCTCGCCGTGGAGCTGCGGGCCCGGCTGTTCGGCATCGGCTGCGAGGCCCGGGCGTGGACCGAGGTGCACGCGGCGAAGACCTCGGCGGCGCTGCTCACCCCGGCCGACACGGTGGTCGCGCTCTCCCACTCGGGGGCGACCCGCGAGGTCCTGGCCCCGCTGGAGCTGGCCGCCGAGCGGGGCGCGGCGACGGTGGCCGTCACGGGCGACCCGCGCTCCCCGGTGGCCCGGGCGGCCGGAACGCACCTCACCTCGACGTCCGCCGAGACCGGTTTCCGGCACGGCGGTTTCGGCGCCCGGCACTCGGTGCTGCTGATCCTGGACTGCCTCTACGCGCGCGTGACCCAGCTGACCTACTCGCGCGCCGCGGCCGCCCTCGCGCTCACCGCGCACATCGCCGGCGACCACCGGAGATAG